The genomic stretch ATTTGCTTTGCAAATCTCCGCCAGTGCAGAGGATATAGCCCTTACCGTACATCCGCATCCCACACTCTCGGAGAGTATCATGGAAGCCGCGGAAGCTTACCAGGGAACCGCCACTCATTTGGCAGGGGGGTAAAAACTTGTAAATCCTTTATTGATAAGAATATGACAGCAGATAGGAAATCGGAAATAGTCATCATCGGAGCTGGCCCTGGCGGCTATGCGGCAGCGTTCAGGGCTGCGGATCTAGGTCTGGAGGTTACCTTGATAGATCCAGAGGCAAATCCTGGCGGGGTATGTCTTTACAGAGGATGTATTCCTTCCAAAACCTTGCTCCATATCTCCAAAGTGAAGCAGGATTCACTTAATGCGAGTAAAAGCGGAATAAATTATAAAAATCCCAAAGTCGATTTAAAGAAAATCAATGCTTGGAAAGATAAGGTAGTCGAAAAACTCACTACTGGATTGGGACAACTTGCCAAGCATCGTAAGATTGAGTACATCAGGGGAAAAGCAAAATTCAGATCTGAGAATTCTCTTGATGTGGAAAAGAATGATGGTGGAAATAGTATTCTTGAATTTCAAAAAGCTGTGATCGCAACAGGATCAATTCCTACGCACTTACCGCATATAAAAATAGATCATCAGGTGATTATGGATTCTACTGACGCTTTGGAGCTCAAAGATGTTCCTGACCAGCTGCTTGTCATAGGAGGAGGATATATCGGACTGGAACTGGGTAGCGTATATGCCGCTTTGGGATCTAAAGTAACAATTGCGGAAATGACCTCAGGCTTGCTGCCAGGAGCTGATCGGGATCTGGTGGAAGTGTTTGAAGAGGAGAGTAAGGGACTTTTTGAAGCCTTGCACTTAAATACCAAAGTGGAGAAAGTAGAACTTGGAAAAGAGGGGCAAGCAAAGACAATTCTAGTGTCAGATGAAGGAAAGCAAGAAAAAGAATATGATAAGGTGCTGGTGGCTGTGGGAAGAAAGCCAAACACAGATTCCTTGAATCTGGGAAAAGCGAATCTGAAGACAGATGAAAAAGGGTTTTTGAAAGTAGATGAGCAGCGTAAAACCCAGGTGGAGAACATCTATGCAATTGGAGATATTACAGGAGAACCCCTTCTTGCCCATAAAGCAACGCATGAAGGCAGGGTAGTGGCGGAAGTGTTGGCAGGAGAAGCAGGTGCCGGATATGCACCGAAAGTTATCCCCGGAATAGTTTTTACCCATCCGGAAATCGCCTGGTGTGGGGTGACGGAAACTCAGGTGGAAGAGAAAAGTCTGGATGCAAAGGTGATCAAATTTCCTTGGACAGCCTCTGGTAAGGCGGTGTCACTGGATGCTGAGACAGGACTGACAAAACTCATATTTGATGCTGAAACAGGGAGGATACTTGGAGGGGGCGTAGCGGGAAAAGATGCTGGGATTTTGATTTCCCAAATCTGCCTTGCCATAGAAATGGCGGCTACAGCGCAAGAAATAGCGGAAACTGTACATCCGCATCCAACGCTCTCTGAGACCATCATGGAAGCAGCTGAGCTTTTTCTCGAAAGTGCCACTCATATGGAAAGCACTAAACTTGAGCAAGCCTAAACGAGCTGAATCATAAGTTTATGCTAATTAAAATATGTGTATCCTCCTAACTGCACATGTGTATTTGGGGTTAATGCCAGAAGTTCAAATTAGGCAATTCCCTCAGCCGCGGCGGAGGGCAAGGGGGATTTTCCGATGAATAAAACCAGATATAATTCCGGTACATACATTTATGTGTATACTCATAAATTAAGATAAATAACCCATGAACAGAATACTTATCGCCTTGAATTCAATTCTCTTTTTTTGCGCTTGCAATTTTGCTTTTGCTCAGCAAAGCGAGCTCAAATCGTTAGATCTTGACCTTTCGAATTACGACTATCCTTATGAAGTTCAGTTTCTGAACCTTCATGTTCAAAACCAAGAGCTGAAGATGGGGTACATGGATGTAAGGCCTGAAAAACCAAATGGGAAAAACGTCATGTTGCTTCATGGCAAAAACTTCAATGGGGCTTATTGGAGAACAACCGTCCAGCACTTGTCCACAAGTGGCTATCGGGTAATTGTGCCCGATCAGATTGGCTTTGGCAAATCCTCCAAACCAGCATGTTTCCAATACACCTTCCATCAATTGGCTTTGAATACCAAAGCACTTCTTGACTCGCTTACTATTGATAAAGTCAGTGTACTGGGGCATTCCATGGGAGGAATGCTGGCTACGAGATTCGCTCTTATGTATCCAGAAGTCACCGAAAAACTCATTTTGGAAAATCCCATAGGCCTAGAAGACTGGAAGCTGAAAGTCCCCTATCAACCAGTGGAGTGGTGGTATCAGAATGAATTGGACAAGGATTATGAGCAGATTAAAGAGTACCAATTGTCAAATTACTACCATGGCGACTGGAAGGAAGAGTACAATGAGTGGGTGAAGTTGCTGGCAGGATGGACTCTTAATCCTGAATATGAACGGATTGCCTGGAATGCGGCACTGACCTATGATATGATTTTTACCCAGCCTATTTTATATGAATTCGGTGAAATCCAAATGCCCACACTGTTAATAATTGGGACAGAAGACAGAACAGCACTAGGAAAGCAGCTTGTAAATGAAGA from Algoriphagus sp. NG3 encodes the following:
- the lpdA gene encoding dihydrolipoyl dehydrogenase is translated as MTADRKSEIVIIGAGPGGYAAAFRAADLGLEVTLIDPEANPGGVCLYRGCIPSKTLLHISKVKQDSLNASKSGINYKNPKVDLKKINAWKDKVVEKLTTGLGQLAKHRKIEYIRGKAKFRSENSLDVEKNDGGNSILEFQKAVIATGSIPTHLPHIKIDHQVIMDSTDALELKDVPDQLLVIGGGYIGLELGSVYAALGSKVTIAEMTSGLLPGADRDLVEVFEEESKGLFEALHLNTKVEKVELGKEGQAKTILVSDEGKQEKEYDKVLVAVGRKPNTDSLNLGKANLKTDEKGFLKVDEQRKTQVENIYAIGDITGEPLLAHKATHEGRVVAEVLAGEAGAGYAPKVIPGIVFTHPEIAWCGVTETQVEEKSLDAKVIKFPWTASGKAVSLDAETGLTKLIFDAETGRILGGGVAGKDAGILISQICLAIEMAATAQEIAETVHPHPTLSETIMEAAELFLESATHMESTKLEQA
- a CDS encoding alpha/beta hydrolase, with protein sequence MNRILIALNSILFFCACNFAFAQQSELKSLDLDLSNYDYPYEVQFLNLHVQNQELKMGYMDVRPEKPNGKNVMLLHGKNFNGAYWRTTVQHLSTSGYRVIVPDQIGFGKSSKPACFQYTFHQLALNTKALLDSLTIDKVSVLGHSMGGMLATRFALMYPEVTEKLILENPIGLEDWKLKVPYQPVEWWYQNELDKDYEQIKEYQLSNYYHGDWKEEYNEWVKLLAGWTLNPEYERIAWNAALTYDMIFTQPILYEFGEIQMPTLLIIGTEDRTALGKQLVNEEVRKTMGLYGELAKKTRDAVPDAKLVEIQNVGHLPHIQSFEKFIRPLLEFLAQ